The Rhododendron vialii isolate Sample 1 chromosome 1a, ASM3025357v1 region CACGACACGAGTACAAGATTAATGTTTTAATTTGCTGTATCTAGACTCTAATTCAAGAAGGAACACTCCAAAAGTCccgagagagagacagatagacagagagagagaaatggggtCCGAGGTAGATCAGCCAGAGCCAATTTCCACACCAAAGCTTTCACTATTGATTATCCCACCCGACTCGTTACCGGAGGACCAGTCGGTCCATTTCTACACCTCAGCTTCGATTCCATTCCTGTGGGAGGAGGAGCCCGGGAAGCCCCGACCCTGCACCGACCAGCTCATCGACACCGTCCCCGTCTCCGACCACCCAAATAACGGAGGACCCAAGTGCCTAGTCGACTTACCCCCGAGGCTGCAATCATCGGAGTTGAAAACAACTAAAGTCCCCTCTCCCACTACTGTCCTCGATGGCCCTTACGTGGGTTTGATGCCAATAAATATAGTTCAGGGGGTTCCATTCGGGTTCAAAAGGGAGCGTCGTCGTGAGGGGTCTACCGGTAGTAATTACGGTGGGGGGAGTCCGGAGAGAGGGCTGCTTGGCGATATGGTCCTAATTGGCAAGAAGGGAGAAGAGAGCAGCGGAGGGTTGTTTGGTTCTTTCGGTCGGCGCTGGAGTAGTACTGTTGGCAGAAATGAAGAACTTGGTGGTATGGTCCGCTCATCTTCCATGAAAAGCTTGGCAGATTCCGGTGGCGATGAGGGTGGTAGAAGAAGTAGATGGGAGCCGTTGCGAAAAATCAGAAGGATTGGAAGCTTGCGAAAAATCAGAAGGACTGGAAGCTTTTCTAGCCTATCTGAAGCGTCTAGGTCTAACTTCTGGGTAAGTTCTCAATGCGCGCCTTTAGAATTTCACTCTCACTTTTGACAGTTTTACTTTGAATTCTCTTGCTTCTTGCATCATCCAACAAAAAGGAAATGAGATTTTTCCTCTAGGAATTGGATCCTGAGGGACTGGATGGTCCTGTCAGTAGATTTGTGATTTCTTTCGGGTCTCACTAGTCACTTCCATGGTAACCGGCCGAAACTGTTGTTTTTTTGGCCTTGTGAGAGAACATATATCAACAATGCAAAAAGTTTGAGTCAACCGAGTAGAGTTTGATATCTTTTCGGAAGACAtctatattgaaaaaaaattagttttgatctggtgttgttttaatttttaagtaAATGCGTTCTAAAATCATATGAATGCCTGATCAATAtaactttctttttattttttataaacttgGCAGATAATTCCGtcgaaatctaaaaaatgaacagttACCGTCATTAAAATTGGCTGGAAAATAGCCCAAAATGGACGGGCAGGACCTTGTAGCTAGCCCCTCCTCAAAGACAAGATCCAATTCCTTTTTCTAATGATAAAACAGAGAAAGTAAATCAGTTGGGGAGCCTCTTTAGCGAAACGGGATCTAAAAAGTGAATTGACACTTGTGTGGGTGGAGCAAGGAGCATTGCTTCCGAAGCGCAGAATAATTTCCTGTCATCAGGACGGATAATCCGATCCGATGGTACAAGATAAGACATCCTGCCCCCAAGAGTTCACATAAATCACATCCTTCTGTTCCAAGGCGTCGAACAATTAGGTCTATGGCCCAACGGGAAGACATTTTAATCATATTGTGTGGTTACCCATCTATTGAAATAGCAAGATTCGTGGATCCCTGCCCCTCCAGGTAACGTGGACAACCACCTCTGAGTGtgcatccgagccatccaatAGTGGTTTGAACAACCATaaatttaagagagagaaagaggagagagagtggtcgggTGACGGGAGCGAGAGAAAGTAGTCGATTCCtggccatccaaaacacgtttggattGTTCGAATGTATACTGGGTATCACCACGTAATACCCGATTTGCACCCAAGAATTTCTCGAATATGTCTAATCCTTCTATATGCTGTGATCTGACACTAGCATATTTCGCGGTGAAATAAGAGCAAAATTCATAAATAGCAGTTGTAAGCTCCAAATCCCACCACCCAAGGCGGTAGCCAAAATGGCAATGGGTTATTCCCCTCGTGTGGTCACGGATCCGAGGCGTTATGATGCCCCCTTCTCCAGTTTAAAATTGCATCTTTCGCCTCTTATACGCGCCTACGGTCCGCCGCGGCATGCTCGCTTCTCGTCTTCCACCCTTTTgatgattaaaaacaaaaaaaaaaaatgttccaaATCCAAAGGGGCTGTGGGGGCACACTCTGAGCAGCTGGAGAACAAGACAAAACATTGTACTAGCAGAATGAATTAAGCAAGGGAGTCCAAATAACACCGCGGGGTGGGGTACCTTCATACCTGGCCGTCTCTATAGTCCCATAGTTGTCAAGAATAGCATAGACGAGTGTTGGGTTGGGCAAAAAAAGCTCAATGGAAGGTGTCATTGCTAGTATGAGGCAAAGACAAACGTTTCCATTTACCGGTGCTTGGGAATTACAGAGAATTTACACTACTTCCTTTATCATATTGTGTAGCATTAACCCTATTGTAGTATAGTCATCTTAGGGTTACTTACAGAGAGTTTTCAAATCTCCATTTTCTATCACACAAAAAAGTCGCTGATCTAGAATGAACGGAATCCGGGAGAGATGAACATCGACGGTGGTCTTAAATGGAAGGAAGGAAGAGGGACTCTTTAACAACGCACTACTCGGATCGATAAGATTATATTCTTCGTATAAATGAAACTCGATCAGCTATTCAAATTGATAAGCTTATACTATTGCTTAAACAAATTAACCTGCTCCCGTTCTATGGATGTTTAGATCTAACTTTATCATCATCTTCACAAGAAGGTGGATTCAAAACAGCTAGAGCAGGACGTCTAGTCTCACTTGTTCCAATGACCAGAAATGTGAAGTACTACCGGACCACTGAAATATCCACATGGTGGGGTCAATAGATACATACACCGCGGAATTCGGTTGACCTTTCCCCCGCCACCAcaccacccaccaccacaacccccacccccccccccccccccccccccccactatACTGGACCACCGGAAAAGTTTCAGATATGCATGTATATAGCTATTCCATTTGTAGTTTCCACCCCTATTTCATAGTAATTTGTATTTTGGGTCACTGGATTTAACTTTCCCTTGAGAGAAATCCATCTATAGGAATTCCAAGTATCCAATATGTTATGCTTATCTCTTGATTTGGTCTTCTGTCTGTGTGTTTCTCAATGTTACAGGCAACCATGTATGAGGGCTTTAAGCAAGTGCTTCCGTGGAAAAGTAAACAAGCGAAGAATGAAGGGCTCACTACCTGAACTTCATCTGGATTTTCACTTTGAATCAACAGCAAAGTTCCCTTTTAATTCTCGCAATAAAATGCGTATTTGTATGCGTGTAGATATAGAAAACAATGGAATGATGCATGCCTACCATGTAATATTTGAGTGTACTTAATAATGTTGCATGTACAAAGGGAAGCTAGCTTATACCGTTT contains the following coding sequences:
- the LOC131307186 gene encoding uncharacterized protein At4g00950-like codes for the protein MGSEVDQPEPISTPKLSLLIIPPDSLPEDQSVHFYTSASIPFLWEEEPGKPRPCTDQLIDTVPVSDHPNNGGPKCLVDLPPRLQSSELKTTKVPSPTTVLDGPYVGLMPINIVQGVPFGFKRERRREGSTGSNYGGGSPERGLLGDMVLIGKKGEESSGGLFGSFGRRWSSTVGRNEELGGMVRSSSMKSLADSGGDEGGRRSRWEPLRKIRRIGSLRKIRRTGSFSSLSEASRSNFWATMYEGFKQVLPWKSKQAKNEGLTT